The Paenibacillus sp. FSL H7-0357 nucleotide sequence AAGAATGGATGATGACTATGAATTCGAATGTCATGAGTGCCTTGGCAGAGCCTAACCGCCTGCAGATTGTTGAGCTTTTGCGCGAACGCCCGCTAACTGTAGGGGAAATCGCTGAAAGGCTGCAACTGCGCCAGCCTCAAGCATCCAAACATTTGCGTGTTCTAAGTGAGGCTGGCATCGTGGAGGCCCGGGTGGACGCTAACCGCCGGATCTATAGCCTGCTGCCGGAACCTTTTCAGGAGCTGGAGAATTGGCTGAGGAGCTATCGCCACATCTGGGAGGAGCGGTTCGACCGG carries:
- a CDS encoding ArsR/SmtB family transcription factor, with amino-acid sequence MNSNVMSALAEPNRLQIVELLRERPLTVGEIAERLQLRQPQASKHLRVLSEAGIVEARVDANRRIYSLLPEPFQELENWLRSYRHIWEERFDRLDDYLQKVQGKQAVEEQQD